The proteins below are encoded in one region of Ornithinimicrobium avium:
- a CDS encoding helix-turn-helix domain-containing protein, whose protein sequence is MDRSESGVDGKAYARVPLDVHRLRDLRLRKGWTQHTLSVMVGVQGAAAVSAWERGLAVPRPGTLLRIARALGVEPVDLLRRGDVEAMTLRELRVVRGMSLRELAVAAGTSSSTLRRWESGDFVRAPGADAIRALANALDVGPARVEELLTMARSRAGARSRP, encoded by the coding sequence GTGGACCGGTCGGAGTCAGGGGTGGACGGCAAGGCGTACGCGAGGGTACCGCTGGACGTTCATCGTCTGCGCGATCTGCGACTACGCAAGGGATGGACGCAGCACACACTCTCTGTGATGGTGGGCGTTCAGGGGGCTGCTGCGGTTTCGGCGTGGGAGAGGGGCCTTGCGGTGCCGAGGCCGGGCACACTGCTGCGCATTGCTCGGGCTCTGGGGGTGGAACCAGTCGACCTCCTGCGGCGAGGCGATGTTGAGGCCATGACGCTACGAGAGTTGCGAGTCGTCCGAGGGATGAGCCTAAGAGAGCTCGCCGTAGCCGCCGGCACGTCGTCGTCGACCCTGCGACGGTGGGAGAGCGGAGACTTCGTGAGAGCGCCAGGCGCGGATGCCATTCGTGCCCTAGCTAATGCCCTGGACGTCGGTCCCGCACGGGTTGAGGAGCTGCTGACGATGGCTCGCAGTCGTGCTGGCGCGCGGTCTCGACCATAG
- a CDS encoding helix-turn-helix domain-containing protein: MSKRRIDTTTKRRFESLSEAAERTGLSTYTLRRRIAEGKLPAYRSGRRVIRVEPDDVDKLLTRIPTASWHS, translated from the coding sequence ATGAGCAAGCGACGCATTGACACGACTACCAAGCGGCGGTTCGAGTCCCTCTCCGAGGCAGCCGAACGGACAGGCCTGAGCACCTACACCCTGCGCCGCAGAATCGCGGAGGGGAAACTACCCGCCTACCGCAGCGGGCGACGCGTCATCCGGGTCGAACCCGACGATGTCGACAAGCTTCTGACGCGTATCCCCACTGCCAGCTGGCACAGCTAG
- a CDS encoding tyrosine-type recombinase/integrase, with product MPTKESRLPRGITLYRGRYRVRLHHEGTTHALGVFETLIDARAALDIARADVARGLFVPPAERRAARKADEVRAEAEGMTLRRWSEKWLAALEANPDRSQGTVVAYRSVLKNHVVPQLGEVRLVDLTTELVAEHLAALAALPSKRHKGARTNGIAPNAAIVLRSCINAAVKSRAGGLEAFTFPEAPKHRRVRPEDEQGDVASAEEVRALGEAMPDHLRIAVPLAAWCALRMGEVLGLQRRDLERLDNPDRATLHIRRQWNSQAKALTPPKAGSTRSIAIPAALLPALTAHLSAYTGAEPIAAVVCGPRGNRVSQSTLDRYWREARDSAGRPGFHFHNLRHTGLSAYAVQGATLAELLHRGGHTDVTVALRYQHATAQRDRALTERLSKEIDL from the coding sequence TTGCCCACGAAGGAGTCCAGACTGCCCAGGGGCATCACCCTGTACCGGGGCCGCTACCGGGTCAGGTTGCACCACGAGGGCACGACGCACGCGCTCGGTGTGTTTGAGACGCTCATCGATGCCCGTGCCGCACTGGACATCGCTCGCGCCGACGTCGCACGGGGCCTCTTCGTGCCGCCGGCCGAGCGCCGAGCCGCGCGCAAGGCTGACGAAGTGCGAGCCGAGGCCGAGGGCATGACGCTGCGACGGTGGTCCGAGAAGTGGCTGGCCGCCCTGGAGGCCAACCCGGACAGGTCTCAAGGGACGGTGGTCGCCTACCGGTCGGTTCTCAAGAACCACGTTGTTCCCCAGCTCGGGGAGGTGCGGCTCGTCGACCTGACCACCGAGCTGGTGGCCGAGCACCTGGCTGCTCTCGCCGCGTTGCCCAGCAAGAGGCACAAGGGTGCGCGCACGAACGGCATCGCGCCCAACGCGGCCATAGTCCTCCGTTCGTGCATCAACGCCGCTGTGAAGTCCCGTGCCGGTGGACTGGAAGCGTTCACGTTCCCAGAGGCGCCGAAGCACCGCCGGGTCCGCCCGGAGGACGAGCAGGGCGACGTCGCCAGCGCTGAGGAGGTGAGGGCGCTTGGGGAGGCGATGCCAGATCATCTCCGGATCGCGGTGCCGCTGGCCGCGTGGTGCGCACTGCGCATGGGGGAAGTCCTGGGGCTGCAGCGGCGGGACCTGGAGCGCCTTGACAACCCGGACAGGGCGACGCTACACATCCGACGTCAATGGAACAGCCAGGCCAAGGCGCTGACCCCGCCCAAGGCTGGAAGCACACGGAGCATAGCCATACCCGCCGCACTGCTGCCGGCGTTGACGGCGCACCTGAGCGCGTACACCGGGGCCGAGCCGATTGCGGCAGTCGTATGTGGTCCGCGCGGGAATCGAGTCAGCCAGTCGACGCTGGACCGTTACTGGCGCGAAGCTCGCGACAGCGCAGGTCGCCCAGGCTTCCACTTCCACAACCTGCGGCACACGGGCCTGAGCGCGTACGCGGTCCAAGGCGCGACTCTGGCCGAGTTGTTGCACCGGGGTGGCCACACCGACGTGACAGTAGCGCTGCGGTACCAACATGCGACCGCCCAGCGGGACAGGGCGCTGACCGAGCGGTTGAGCAAGGAGATCGACCTCTAG
- a CDS encoding YihY/virulence factor BrkB family protein, translating into MSETVHPQTVERGPDSPTDLPARHWKSVLKRTVSEFGRDGGPDLGAALTYFSIMSLAPMLLALSTSLAFLGQGGATKQAVGDLGRDLGLEESTIETITGYLDSMAESGGAGILLVVGLLGAFWSASNYVNAFSRMMNKVYNIEEGRPIWKLRPWLLALTLLVVIGLMVIILSVTLSGRLSELIFGFVGLSGVATAVWNWAKWPFILLVLMGIVALLYWGTPNVRQPKFRWLSPGSALAVIVSIVAAGGFFIYLTGFGGEDSYNATYGAIGGVIILLLMIFIINNVLVLGAELDAELERGRELAAGLPAEKEIQLPPRDVKGTKRKAAKEAEVVRQARQLRMEAATQRSEAGKNGGPKDRGGD; encoded by the coding sequence GTGAGTGAGACCGTGCACCCCCAGACCGTCGAGCGTGGACCCGACAGCCCCACCGACCTTCCGGCGAGGCACTGGAAGTCGGTGCTCAAGCGCACCGTGTCGGAGTTCGGCAGGGACGGCGGGCCCGACCTGGGTGCCGCGCTCACCTACTTCTCGATCATGTCGCTGGCCCCGATGCTGCTGGCACTGTCGACCTCGCTGGCCTTCCTGGGGCAGGGCGGGGCGACGAAGCAGGCGGTCGGCGACCTCGGGCGGGACCTCGGCCTGGAGGAGAGCACGATCGAGACGATCACCGGCTACCTCGACAGCATGGCCGAGTCCGGCGGCGCGGGCATCCTGCTGGTCGTCGGCCTGCTCGGCGCGTTCTGGTCCGCGTCCAACTACGTCAACGCCTTCAGCCGGATGATGAACAAGGTCTACAACATCGAGGAGGGGCGGCCGATCTGGAAGCTGCGCCCCTGGCTGCTCGCGCTGACCCTGCTGGTCGTCATCGGGCTCATGGTGATCATCCTGTCCGTCACCCTCTCCGGCAGACTGTCCGAGCTGATCTTCGGGTTCGTCGGGCTCTCCGGGGTGGCCACCGCCGTCTGGAACTGGGCCAAGTGGCCGTTCATCCTGCTCGTGCTCATGGGCATCGTGGCGCTGCTCTACTGGGGCACGCCCAACGTGCGGCAGCCGAAGTTCCGCTGGCTCAGCCCCGGCTCGGCCCTCGCGGTGATCGTCTCGATCGTCGCCGCGGGCGGGTTCTTCATCTACCTCACCGGCTTCGGCGGGGAGGACAGCTACAACGCCACCTACGGCGCCATCGGTGGTGTGATCATCCTGCTGCTGATGATCTTCATCATCAACAACGTCCTGGTCCTCGGTGCCGAGCTGGACGCCGAGCTGGAGCGTGGGCGCGAGCTCGCCGCCGGCCTTCCGGCCGAGAAGGAGATCCAGCTCCCGCCGCGCGACGTCAAGGGCACGAAGAGGAAGGCCGCCAAGGAGGCAGAGGTGGTGCGACAGGCGCGCCAGCTGCGGATGGAGGCCGCGACGCAGCGGTCCGAGGCCGGTAAGAACGGCGGTCCGAAGGACCGGGGAGGCGACTGA
- the tdh gene encoding L-threonine 3-dehydrogenase gives MRALVKPAPGPGLELTDVPEPEPGLGEVKIRVLRAGLCGTDLHIEAWDDWAASMLKPPLVVGHEFYGEIVALGEGVPTDERYGLHVGDRVSVEGHVVCGHCRNCRAGRRHMCVNTSNLGVNRDGCFADHVVVPHSNVWVQPDLIDPDLGAVFDPLGNAVHTALSFPLEGEDVLITGAGPIGLMATAVVRHAGARHVVVTDLSDARLEQAVASGADVVVNVGRERIRQAQERLGMTEGFDVVLEMSGSPRAMPELIDNCTHGAKVAMLGLPAEPFAIDWGKVITHMITLKGIYGREMYETWYKMTAMLQTSELLRDRVRSVITHRYPAEQWQEAFDAARSGQVGKVIMDWS, from the coding sequence ATGCGCGCACTGGTGAAGCCCGCTCCCGGGCCAGGACTGGAGCTGACCGACGTCCCCGAGCCCGAACCAGGACTCGGAGAGGTCAAGATCCGGGTGCTGCGGGCCGGGCTGTGCGGCACCGACCTGCACATCGAGGCCTGGGACGACTGGGCCGCCTCGATGCTGAAGCCACCGCTGGTGGTGGGGCACGAGTTCTACGGCGAGATCGTCGCGCTCGGCGAGGGCGTCCCCACCGACGAGCGCTACGGGCTGCACGTCGGCGACCGGGTCTCGGTCGAGGGCCACGTGGTGTGCGGCCACTGCCGCAACTGTCGGGCGGGGCGCCGGCACATGTGCGTCAACACCTCCAACCTGGGCGTCAACCGGGACGGCTGCTTCGCCGACCACGTGGTGGTGCCGCACAGCAACGTGTGGGTCCAGCCCGACCTCATCGACCCAGACCTGGGCGCGGTCTTCGACCCGCTGGGCAACGCCGTGCACACGGCCCTGTCCTTCCCGCTGGAGGGTGAGGACGTGCTCATCACCGGGGCCGGCCCGATCGGGCTCATGGCCACCGCCGTGGTCCGGCACGCGGGGGCGCGGCACGTCGTGGTCACCGACCTGTCCGACGCACGGCTGGAGCAGGCGGTGGCGTCCGGCGCCGACGTGGTCGTCAACGTGGGGCGCGAGCGGATCCGCCAGGCGCAGGAGCGGCTCGGGATGACCGAGGGCTTCGACGTGGTGCTGGAGATGTCGGGCAGCCCGCGCGCGATGCCCGAGCTGATCGACAACTGCACGCACGGCGCGAAGGTGGCGATGCTCGGGCTCCCGGCGGAGCCGTTCGCGATCGACTGGGGCAAGGTGATCACGCACATGATCACGCTCAAGGGCATCTACGGCCGGGAGATGTACGAGACCTGGTACAAGATGACCGCGATGCTGCAGACCTCCGAGCTGCTGCGCGACCGGGTCCGGTCGGTCATCACCCACCGCTACCCTGCCGAGCAGTGGCAGGAGGCCTTCGACGCGGCCCGCTCCGGCCAGGTCGGCAAGGTCATCATGGACTGGAGCTGA
- a CDS encoding glycine C-acetyltransferase, with protein MYGVKDQLRAELDQIEADGLTKNERLITTPQSAHIGTTQGDALNFCANNYLGLANHPQVVDAAREALDEWGFGMASVRFICGTQTQHRDLERAIADFVGTQDAILFPSCFDANGAIFEVLLGAEDAVISDELNHASIIDGVRLSKARRFRYHNRDMDDLRSQLEAAREGDARRVMIVTDGAFSMDGYLAPLEQICDLAEEFGAMVVVDDSHATGFVGEHGRGSHEACGVLDRVDILTGTLGKALGGGSGGFVAGPQEVVDLLKQRGRPYLFSNAVAPAVVAGSAKALELARDSDEPRRVLRRNAELFRSLMSEAGFELLPGEHPIVPVMFPGEDGARKASQVADAMLGRGVYVIAFSFPVVPKGQARIRVQLSAAHSEDDVRACVEAFRAARDEVG; from the coding sequence ATGTATGGAGTCAAGGACCAGCTGCGTGCCGAGCTCGACCAGATCGAGGCCGACGGGCTGACCAAGAACGAGCGGCTGATCACCACGCCGCAGTCCGCGCACATCGGCACCACCCAGGGGGACGCCCTCAACTTCTGCGCCAACAACTACCTGGGCCTGGCCAACCATCCGCAGGTCGTCGACGCCGCGCGGGAGGCCCTGGACGAGTGGGGCTTCGGGATGGCCTCGGTCCGCTTCATCTGCGGCACGCAGACCCAGCACCGCGACCTGGAGCGGGCGATCGCCGACTTCGTCGGGACGCAGGACGCCATCCTCTTCCCCTCCTGCTTCGACGCCAACGGCGCGATCTTCGAGGTGCTGCTCGGCGCCGAGGACGCGGTGATCTCCGACGAGCTCAACCACGCCTCGATCATCGACGGCGTCCGGCTGTCCAAGGCCCGGCGCTTCCGCTACCACAACCGCGACATGGACGACCTGCGCTCCCAGCTGGAGGCCGCCCGGGAGGGGGACGCCCGCCGGGTGATGATCGTCACCGACGGCGCGTTCTCGATGGACGGCTACCTGGCGCCGCTGGAGCAGATCTGCGACCTCGCCGAGGAGTTCGGCGCGATGGTCGTGGTCGACGACTCGCACGCGACCGGCTTCGTCGGCGAGCACGGCCGCGGCTCGCACGAGGCGTGCGGGGTCCTGGACCGCGTCGACATCCTGACCGGCACGCTGGGCAAGGCGCTCGGCGGCGGCTCGGGCGGCTTCGTCGCGGGCCCGCAGGAGGTCGTGGACCTGCTCAAGCAGCGCGGCCGGCCCTACCTGTTCTCCAACGCGGTCGCCCCGGCGGTGGTCGCCGGTTCGGCCAAGGCGCTCGAGCTGGCCCGCGACTCCGACGAGCCGCGCCGGGTGCTGCGCCGCAACGCCGAGCTCTTCCGCTCCCTGATGTCCGAGGCCGGCTTCGAGCTGCTGCCGGGCGAGCACCCGATCGTCCCCGTGATGTTCCCCGGCGAGGACGGCGCCCGCAAGGCCTCGCAGGTCGCCGACGCGATGCTCGGGCGCGGCGTCTACGTGATCGCCTTCTCCTTCCCGGTCGTCCCCAAGGGCCAGGCCCGCATCCGGGTGCAGCTCTCGGCCGCCCACTCCGAGGACGACGTGCGCGCCTGCGTCGAGGCGTTCAGGGCCGCACGGGACGAGGTCGGCTGA
- a CDS encoding MFS transporter, whose amino-acid sequence MPALSPVQSYRRLFALTGPLYVLVAFVGRIPLAMSQIASLLAVTAATGSYAAGGATAGALAVANAIFAPVAGALSDRLGQRPVLLVQSVVGTVGLAALAALTVLHDPGQPWWPLPLVAALGGAFVPQVGTMARVRWRPISRRRSDEDPRMIDAAFSYEGAADEASFVLGPALVGVIAAVADPVASLVVAALLLGSFGTWFALHPTGALVGPAPAGTGAVARLLTPALVILAATQLSVGMVFGSVQTGTSVLATQAGVPGMTGLLHALLGVGSVLAGLAVVAVPETFTHERRLRLFTAALLLLALPLLLVDSLTGLTLALLGLGLAVAPTMITTFALAERITPLRRVGAAMTLLAAATGAGYAVGAAVAGQLADVGGHRPAFAVTIAATALALTLALSGARTLRRAAAAARGHPLAPEPGEQLPESEALEPVG is encoded by the coding sequence GTGCCCGCCCTGTCGCCCGTCCAGTCCTACCGGCGCCTGTTCGCCCTGACCGGTCCCCTCTACGTCCTCGTGGCCTTCGTCGGCCGCATCCCGCTGGCGATGTCCCAGATCGCCTCGCTCCTGGCCGTCACGGCCGCGACCGGCTCCTACGCCGCCGGCGGCGCGACCGCCGGTGCGCTGGCCGTGGCCAACGCGATCTTCGCCCCGGTCGCGGGGGCGCTGAGCGACCGGCTCGGCCAGCGCCCCGTCCTGCTCGTGCAGAGCGTCGTCGGCACCGTCGGCCTGGCCGCCCTCGCCGCCCTGACCGTGCTGCACGACCCCGGCCAGCCCTGGTGGCCACTTCCCCTGGTCGCCGCTCTGGGCGGCGCTTTCGTCCCGCAGGTCGGCACCATGGCCCGCGTGCGCTGGCGCCCGATCAGTCGGCGCCGCAGCGACGAGGACCCGCGGATGATCGACGCCGCGTTCTCCTACGAGGGCGCCGCGGACGAGGCCTCCTTCGTCCTGGGCCCGGCGCTCGTCGGCGTCATCGCCGCGGTCGCGGACCCGGTCGCCTCCCTCGTCGTCGCCGCCCTGCTCCTCGGATCGTTCGGCACCTGGTTCGCCCTGCACCCGACCGGCGCGCTCGTCGGACCCGCCCCCGCCGGCACGGGCGCGGTCGCACGGCTGCTCACGCCGGCCCTGGTCATCCTCGCCGCCACCCAGCTCTCCGTCGGCATGGTCTTCGGCTCGGTCCAGACCGGCACCTCGGTGCTGGCCACCCAGGCAGGCGTCCCCGGGATGACCGGCCTGCTGCACGCCCTTCTCGGCGTCGGCAGCGTGCTGGCCGGCCTCGCGGTCGTGGCCGTGCCCGAGACCTTCACCCACGAGCGTCGCCTGCGGCTGTTCACCGCCGCGCTGCTGCTCCTGGCCCTGCCGCTGCTGCTCGTCGACTCGCTCACCGGCCTCACCCTGGCCCTCCTCGGCCTGGGCCTGGCGGTCGCGCCGACGATGATCACCACCTTCGCGCTCGCCGAGCGGATCACCCCGCTGCGCCGCGTGGGCGCCGCGATGACGCTGCTCGCCGCCGCCACCGGTGCCGGGTATGCCGTGGGCGCCGCCGTCGCGGGTCAGCTCGCCGACGTCGGCGGTCACCGGCCGGCGTTCGCGGTCACGATCGCCGCGACCGCGCTCGCGCTCACCCTCGCTCTCTCCGGGGCTCGCACCCTGCGGAGGGCGGCAGCAGCCGCCCGTGGGCACCCGCTCGCCCCGGAGCCGGGCGAGCAGCTGCCGGAGTCGGAGGCCCTCGAGCCGGTCGGCTGA
- a CDS encoding alpha/beta fold hydrolase, with protein sequence MSTTTPTPTRTTATGLAYRVQGAPDGVPVVALHGTPGSRFSGTPGRDVLHALGLRVVSYDRPGYGESPGSEARPVRDLAADVVAVLDAAGIEGPVGVFAGSGGTGAALALAALHPERVAALTLVWPLAPRGADEGSPGMGEREWLRDMDEQQRMLHALALQDPVFLRDQLEVGLGQHAGAEGIVTDMVQVQEPWGLDPADVRCPVDLWWGVDSQVSPAGHATWLADRLTGATVTRHEQHEHRWHVRRLVDVFVRLGEQVGARPRSAEELAAVTAGAMDTDGCGGGSLGGCACGAGGCGS encoded by the coding sequence GTGAGCACCACCACCCCGACCCCGACCCGCACCACCGCGACCGGCCTGGCCTACCGGGTCCAGGGGGCGCCGGACGGCGTCCCCGTGGTCGCCCTCCACGGCACCCCCGGCTCCCGCTTCAGCGGCACCCCCGGCAGGGACGTGCTGCACGCGCTCGGCCTGCGGGTGGTCAGCTACGACCGTCCCGGGTATGGCGAGTCGCCCGGCTCCGAGGCCCGTCCCGTCCGTGATCTGGCCGCCGACGTCGTGGCCGTGCTGGATGCGGCGGGGATCGAGGGTCCGGTGGGTGTCTTCGCCGGCTCCGGCGGCACCGGCGCGGCGCTCGCCCTGGCTGCCCTGCACCCGGAGCGGGTCGCGGCGCTGACCCTGGTCTGGCCGCTGGCGCCGCGCGGCGCCGATGAGGGCAGTCCCGGCATGGGTGAGCGGGAGTGGCTGCGCGACATGGACGAGCAGCAGCGGATGCTGCACGCGCTGGCGCTGCAGGACCCGGTCTTCCTGCGCGACCAGCTCGAGGTCGGGCTCGGTCAGCACGCCGGGGCGGAGGGCATCGTGACCGACATGGTCCAGGTGCAGGAGCCGTGGGGGCTGGACCCCGCCGACGTGCGCTGCCCCGTGGACCTGTGGTGGGGCGTGGACTCGCAGGTCAGCCCTGCCGGGCATGCCACCTGGCTGGCTGACCGGCTCACGGGCGCCACGGTGACGCGCCACGAGCAGCACGAGCACCGGTGGCACGTGCGCCGGCTCGTGGACGTCTTCGTCCGGCTCGGCGAGCAGGTCGGTGCCCGGCCCCGCTCCGCGGAGGAGCTGGCCGCCGTCACCGCCGGGGCGATGGACACCGACGGTTGTGGCGGCGGGAGCCTGGGCGGCTGCGCCTGCGGCGCCGGCGGCTGCGGCAGCTGA
- the corA gene encoding magnesium/cobalt transporter CorA codes for MIVDQAVYRDGQRQDCGDLSEALAALRADGAPDSDFVWVGLKDPTAEEFSFVAAELDLHPLAVEDILSGNQRAKVEVYDKTIFAVVKTLRYDDSTSDIETGELMAVIGEHFAVTLRHGDVAPLHNVRKRLERHEQELLREGPLSVLHGLVDKVVDTYQNVDEEVGKDLQDIEREVFGGSNRAHSTTIYRLKREVLEFRRAALPLQMPLRQLTEKEGFVHSNELRLQFRDVSDHLSSVLADIESYDALLTDALATHLSQIGVQQNSDMRKISAWAAMITIPTLIAGIYGMNFDHMPELHWIVGYPLAVSVMALVVLVLWRSFKRSGWL; via the coding sequence GTGATCGTCGACCAGGCGGTCTACCGCGACGGACAGCGTCAGGACTGCGGCGACCTCAGCGAGGCGCTCGCCGCCCTGCGCGCCGACGGAGCCCCGGACAGCGACTTCGTCTGGGTCGGGCTCAAGGACCCCACCGCCGAGGAGTTCTCCTTCGTCGCCGCCGAGCTCGACCTCCACCCGCTGGCGGTCGAGGACATCCTCTCGGGCAACCAGCGCGCCAAGGTCGAGGTCTACGACAAGACGATCTTCGCCGTGGTCAAGACGCTGCGCTACGACGACTCGACCTCCGACATCGAGACCGGTGAGCTGATGGCGGTCATCGGCGAGCACTTCGCCGTCACCCTGCGCCACGGCGACGTCGCGCCCCTGCACAACGTGCGCAAACGCCTGGAGCGGCACGAGCAGGAGCTGCTGCGAGAGGGGCCGCTGTCGGTGCTGCACGGTCTGGTCGACAAGGTCGTGGACACCTACCAGAACGTCGACGAGGAGGTCGGCAAGGACCTCCAGGACATCGAGCGCGAGGTCTTCGGCGGCAGCAACCGCGCGCACTCCACCACGATCTACCGGCTCAAGCGGGAGGTCCTGGAGTTCCGCCGTGCCGCCCTGCCGCTGCAGATGCCGCTGCGCCAGCTCACCGAGAAGGAGGGTTTCGTGCACTCCAACGAGCTGCGCCTGCAGTTCCGCGACGTGTCCGACCACCTGTCCTCGGTGCTGGCGGACATCGAGTCCTACGACGCGCTGCTCACCGACGCCCTGGCCACCCACCTCTCCCAGATCGGCGTCCAGCAGAACTCCGACATGCGCAAGATCTCGGCCTGGGCGGCGATGATCACCATCCCCACCCTGATCGCGGGCATCTACGGGATGAACTTCGACCACATGCCCGAGCTGCACTGGATCGTCGGCTATCCCCTCGCGGTCTCGGTGATGGCCCTCGTGGTGCTGGTGCTCTGGCGCTCCTTCAAGCGCTCCGGCTGGCTCTGA
- a CDS encoding DUF3618 domain-containing protein — MTEIEADLTATRNRMSRTVDELAYRVSPDTLKANAIASLKGKANDAAFDADGNPRLDRLAVVLGGVAGTAILLGLLRRAFHRG; from the coding sequence GTGACCGAGATCGAGGCCGACCTCACAGCCACCCGCAACCGGATGTCTCGCACGGTCGACGAGCTCGCCTACAGGGTCAGCCCCGACACTCTCAAGGCCAACGCGATCGCCTCGCTCAAGGGCAAGGCCAACGACGCCGCCTTCGACGCCGACGGCAACCCCCGCCTGGACCGCCTCGCGGTCGTGCTCGGCGGCGTCGCCGGCACCGCGATCCTGCTGGGTCTGCTGCGCCGGGCCTTCCACCGGGGTTGA
- the bcp gene encoding thioredoxin-dependent thiol peroxidase, with product MSRLEPGQPAPAWTLPTADGKELSLSDLAGQKVILYVYPAAMTPGCTTQACDFRDNLAVLQRAGYAVVGISPDSPEKLAKFIEKEGLTFPLVSDESKEVLTAYGAFGEKKLYGKTVTGVIRSTFVLDERGVVELARYNVRAKGHVASLAKQLGVGLPAA from the coding sequence ATGTCCCGCCTCGAGCCCGGTCAGCCCGCCCCCGCCTGGACGCTGCCCACCGCTGACGGCAAGGAGCTGAGCCTGTCCGACCTCGCCGGGCAGAAGGTCATCCTCTACGTCTACCCGGCGGCAATGACGCCCGGCTGCACCACCCAGGCGTGCGACTTCCGCGACAACCTCGCCGTCCTCCAACGGGCGGGGTATGCCGTGGTCGGGATCTCCCCCGACTCGCCGGAGAAGCTGGCGAAGTTCATCGAGAAGGAGGGTCTGACCTTCCCGCTCGTCTCCGACGAGTCCAAGGAGGTGCTCACCGCGTACGGCGCCTTCGGGGAGAAGAAGCTGTACGGCAAGACCGTCACCGGGGTGATCCGCTCGACGTTCGTCCTCGACGAGCGGGGCGTGGTCGAGCTGGCGAGGTACAACGTGCGGGCCAAGGGCCACGTGGCCTCACTGGCCAAGCAGCTGGGGGTCGGGCTGCCTGCTGCCTGA
- a CDS encoding sensor histidine kinase, producing MHLSVRSLRPWDVLLPAGLATIGVAELVALRPSGWAAAAALEVVAALILVWRRAAGLLTATLAALVLLQMPWIGPQLDEAAAPILFCAVCGYTLGRWVRSYRGLWGVAVIAAAFAVDYLLVDERVHGVGDVIFLGTLILPPYVFGRVTRRLADQAEELRDAQEAVRRAAVHAERQRVARELHDVVAHSISAMVVQTDAARELLASDPLRARSVLAGVSDTGRRALSDTGRLLHLLRDPDDELGLGPVPGLAQVPALVEAFRAEGLDVDLNLPTELPALPAGTDVSAYRVVQEGLTNALRYAADHRASVSVTTLRDRLDIRTSNAAGTTDPESVGAGLGLLGLAERVHLLGGTLEHGTRGGRFELDVRLPVGP from the coding sequence GTGCACCTCAGCGTGCGGTCCTTGCGCCCGTGGGACGTCCTGCTCCCCGCCGGGCTGGCCACGATCGGCGTGGCGGAGCTGGTCGCCCTGCGGCCCTCCGGCTGGGCCGCGGCCGCCGCCCTCGAGGTGGTCGCCGCCCTCATCCTGGTATGGCGTCGCGCCGCCGGTCTGTTGACGGCCACCCTCGCCGCGCTCGTGCTGCTCCAGATGCCCTGGATCGGTCCGCAGCTGGACGAGGCGGCCGCCCCGATCCTGTTCTGCGCGGTCTGCGGCTACACCCTCGGCCGCTGGGTGCGCTCCTACCGCGGCCTGTGGGGCGTGGCCGTGATCGCGGCCGCCTTCGCGGTGGACTACCTGCTCGTCGACGAGCGCGTGCACGGGGTGGGCGACGTGATCTTCCTCGGGACGCTGATCCTGCCGCCCTACGTCTTCGGCCGCGTCACCCGGCGCCTGGCCGACCAGGCCGAGGAGCTGCGGGACGCGCAGGAGGCGGTGCGCCGGGCGGCCGTGCACGCCGAGCGGCAACGGGTCGCCCGCGAGCTGCACGACGTCGTGGCGCACTCGATCAGCGCCATGGTCGTGCAGACCGACGCGGCCCGCGAGCTGCTCGCCAGCGACCCCCTGCGGGCCCGCTCGGTGCTCGCCGGCGTGTCGGACACCGGTCGGCGCGCGCTGTCCGACACCGGTCGGCTGCTCCATCTCCTGCGCGACCCCGACGACGAGCTGGGGCTCGGCCCGGTGCCCGGCCTGGCACAGGTTCCCGCGCTCGTCGAGGCCTTCCGGGCCGAGGGCCTGGACGTCGACCTGAACCTGCCGACCGAGCTCCCGGCGCTGCCCGCGGGGACGGACGTGTCGGCATACCGGGTCGTGCAGGAGGGGCTGACCAACGCGCTGCGCTATGCGGCCGACCACCGCGCGTCGGTGTCGGTCACGACGCTGCGCGACCGCCTCGACATCCGGACGAGCAACGCGGCGGGCACGACCGACCCCGAGAGCGTCGGCGCGGGCCTGGGGCTGCTCGGGCTCGCCGAGCGGGTGCATCTGCTCGGCGGGACGCTGGAGCACGGGACCCGCGGCGGCCGGTTCGAGCTCGACGTCCGCCTCCCGGTCGGGCCGTGA